A single region of the Pararhodospirillum photometricum DSM 122 genome encodes:
- a CDS encoding response regulator transcription factor — protein sequence MTTTAHVLVVDDDPVVRAVLTACLSRAGYRVDEAEDAAGLKAWLAQGGLDLVVLDVKLPDGDGMALAREVRARGGIGIIMVTERGTPDDRALGLEIGADDYLPKPVYPRELLARVRNVLERRAPLRTGSLLVFGPWRLDPRERRVSDALGRVLDLTPAEFDLLNVLVTRAGRLQSRDQLQDALGAADTDAGPRSIDILISRLRKKLNAPEMIETCRGQGYRFTAAVTRG from the coding sequence ATGACGACGACAGCCCATGTCCTGGTCGTGGACGACGATCCGGTCGTGCGCGCCGTGCTCACGGCCTGCTTGAGCCGCGCCGGCTACCGGGTGGACGAAGCCGAGGATGCCGCCGGCCTTAAGGCCTGGCTGGCCCAGGGTGGGCTCGATCTGGTGGTGCTTGATGTGAAACTCCCCGACGGCGACGGCATGGCTCTGGCCCGGGAGGTGCGGGCGCGGGGCGGCATCGGCATCATCATGGTGACAGAGCGCGGCACCCCCGACGACCGGGCTCTCGGCCTCGAAATCGGCGCCGACGACTACCTGCCCAAGCCGGTCTATCCGCGTGAACTCCTGGCCCGCGTGCGCAACGTGCTGGAGCGCCGCGCCCCCTTACGGACCGGCAGCCTGCTCGTTTTCGGCCCCTGGCGCCTTGATCCCCGCGAGCGCCGGGTGAGCGATGCCTTGGGCCGGGTCCTCGACCTGACTCCGGCTGAATTCGATCTGCTCAACGTTTTGGTCACCCGCGCCGGTCGCTTGCAAAGCCGCGACCAGTTGCAAGACGCCCTGGGCGCAGCCGACACCGACGCCGGACCGCGCAGCATCGACATCCTCATCAGCCGTTTGCGCAAAAAGCTCAACGCTCCCGAGATGATCGAGACCTGTCGGGGGCAGGGGTATCGGTTCACGGCGGCGGTCACTCGGGGGTGA